From the Panthera leo isolate Ple1 chromosome C1, P.leo_Ple1_pat1.1, whole genome shotgun sequence genome, one window contains:
- the LOC122226411 gene encoding protein argonaute-4 — protein sequence MEALGPGPPSSLFQPPRRPGLGTVGKPIRLLANHFQVQIPKIDVYHYDVDIKPEKRPRRVNREVVDTMVRHFKMQIFGDRQPGYDGKRNMYTAHPLPIGRDRVDMEVTLPGEGKDQTFKVSVQWVSVVSLQLLLEALAGHLNEVPDDSVQALDVITRHLPSMRYTPVGRSFFSPPEGYYHPLGGGREVWFGFHQSVRPAMWNMMLNIDVSATAFYRAQPIIEFMCEVLDIQNINEQTKPLTDSQRVKFTKEIRGLKVEVTHCGQMKRKYRVCNVTRRPASHQTFPLQLENGQAMECTVAQYFKQKYSLQLKYPHLPCLQVGQEQKHTYLPLEVCNIVAGQRCIKKLTDNQTSTMIKATARSAPDRQEEISRLVKSNSMVGGPDPYLKEFGIVVHNEMTELTGRVLPAPMLQYGGRNKTVATPNQGVWDMRGKQFYAGIEIKVWAVACFAPQKQCREDLLKSFTDQLRKISKDAGMPIQGQPCFCKYAQGADSVEPMFKHLKMTYVGLQLIVVILPGKTPVYAEVKRVGDTLLGMATQCVQVKNVVKTSPQTLSNLCLKINAKLGGINNVLVPHQRPSVFQQPVIFLGADVTHPPAGDGKKPSIAAVVGSMDGHPSRYCATVRVQTSRQEISQELLYSQEVIQDLTNMVRELLIQFYKSTRFKPTRIIYYRGGVSEGQMKQVAWPELIAIRKACISLEEDYRPGITYIVVQKRHHTRLFCADKTERVGKSGNVPAGTTVDSTITHPSEFDFYLCSHAGIQGTSRPSHYQVLWDDNCFTADELQLLTYQLCHTYVRCTRSVSIPAPAYYARLVAFRARYHLVDKDHDSAEGSHVSGQSNGRDPQALAKAVQIHHDTQHTMYFA from the exons ATGGAGGCGCTGGGACCTG GACCTCCATCCAGCCTGTTTCAGCCACCTCGTCGTCCTGGCCTTGGAACTGTTGGGAAACCAATTCGACTGTTAGCCAATCATTTTCAGGTTCAGATTCCTAAAATAGATGTGTATCACTATGATGTGGATATTAAACCAGAAAAACGGCCTCGTAGAGTCAACAG AGAGGTAGTAGACACAATGGTACGGCACTTCAAGATGCAAATATTTGGTGATCGGCAGCCTGGCTATGATGGCAAAAGAAACATGTACACGGCACACCCACTGCCAATTGGACGGGATAGG gttgATATGGAAGTGACACTTCCAGGTGAGGGTAAAGACCAAACCTTTAAAGTGTCTGTTCAATGGGTATCAGTTGTGAGCCTTCAGTTGCTTTTAGAAGCTTTGGCTGGGCACTTGAACGAAGTCCCAGATGACTCAGTACAAGCACTTGATGTTATTACAAGACACCTTCCCTCCATGAG GTACACTCCAGTGGGTCGTTCTTTTTTCTCACCTCCTGAAGGTTACTACCACCctctgggagggggcagagaggttTGGTTTGGCTTTCACCAGTCTGTGAGACCCGCTATGTGGAATATGATGCTCAATATTGATG TATCTGCAACTGCTTTCTACCGGGCTCAGCCTATCATTGAGTTCATGTGTGAGGTTTTAGACATTCAGAACATCAATGAACAGACCAAACCTCTAACAGATTCCCAGCGTGTCAAGTTTACCAAAGAAATCAGAG gtCTTAAAGTTGAGGTGACCCACTGTGGACAGATGAAACGAAAATACCGAGTTTGTAATGTGACTAGACGGCCAGCTAGTCATCAAAC TTTTCCTTTACAGCTAGAAAATGGTCAAGCTATGGAATGTACAGTAGCCCAGTATTTTAAGCAGAAATATAGTCTGCAGCTGAAAtatccccacctcccctgcctccaaGTGGGACAAGAACAAAAACATACATACTTGCCACTTGAG GTCTGCAATATTGTGGCAGGACAGCGATGTATAAAGAAGCTCACGGACAATCAGACTTCCACAATGATCAAAGCGACAGCAAGATCTGCACCTGATAGACAGGAGGAAATCAGTAGACTG GTGAAGAGTAACAGTATGGTGGGTGGACCGGATCCATACCTTAAAGAATTTGGCATTGTTGTCCACAATGAAATGACAGAGCTCACAGGCCGGGTACTTCCAGCACCAATGCTGCAGTATGGAGGCCGg aataaaacgGTAGCCACACCCAACCAGGGTGTCTGGGACATGCGAGGAAAGCAGTTTTATGCTGGCATTGAAATTAAAGTTTGGGCAGTTGCTTGTTTTGCGCCTCAGAAACAATGTAGGGAAGATTTACTAAA GAGTTTCACTGACCAGCTCCGTAAAATCTCTAAGGATGCAGGGATGCCCATCCAGGGCCAGCCATGTTTCTGCAAGTACGCACAGGGtgcggacagcgtggagcccatgTTTAAACACCTGAAAATGACATATGTGGGCCTACAGCTCATAGTGGTTATCTTGCCTGGGAAGACACCAGTGTATG CGGAGGTGAAACGTGTTGGAGATACCCTTCTGGGTATGGCCACACAGTGTGTCCAGGTAAAAAATGTGGTGAAGACCTCACCCCAAACCCTTTCCAACCTTTGCCTGAAGATAAATGCAAAGCTCGGAGGAATTAACAATGTGCTTGTACCTCATCAAAG GCCCTCGGTGTTCCAGCAGCCTGTCATCTTCCTGGGAGCCGATGTCACGCACCCCCCAGCAGGGGATGGGAAGAAGCCTTCCATTGCTGCTGTCGTTGGCAGTATGGATGGGCACCCCAGCCGGTACTGTGCCACCGTTCGGGTGCAGACCTCCCGCCAGGAGATCTCCCAGGAGCTCCTCTATAGTCAGGAGGTAATTCAGGACCTTACTAACATGGTTCGAGAGCTGCTGATCCAGTTCTACAAATCCACACGCTTCAAACCCACTCGGATCATCTATTACCGTGGAGGGGTATCCGAGGGACAAATGAAACAG GTAGCTTGGCCAGAGCTAATAGCAATTCGGAAGGCATGTATTAGCTTGGAAGAAGATTATCGGCCAGGGATAACCTATATTGTGGTGCAGAAAAGACATCACACACGACTCTTCTGTGCAGATAAAACAGAAAGG gTGGGGAAAAGTGGCAATGTACCAGCAGGCACTACAGTGGATAGCACCATCACACATCCATCTGAGTTTGACTTTTACCTCTGTAGTCATGCAGGAATTCAG GGAACCAGCCGTCCTTCCCATTACCAGGTCTTATGGGATGACAACTGCTTCACCGCAGATGAGCTCCAACTACTAACTTACCAGCTATGTCACACCTATGTGCGATGTACACGCTCCGTCTCCATTCCAGCTCCCGCATATTATGCCCGGCTTGTAGCATTCCGGGCAAGGTATCATCTGGTGGATAAGGATCATGACAG